In the Aeromicrobium fastidiosum genome, GGCCCGCACCCGCGCGACCAGCTCGGTGTTCTTGAACGGCTTGGTGATGTAGTCGTCGGCCCCGGCCTCGAGCCCCGCGACGACGTCGGGGGTGTCGGACTTGGCCGTCAGCATGATGATCGGCACGGCCGACTCAGCACGGATCTGCCGGCACACGCTCATGCCGTCGAGCCCCGGCAGCATCAGGTCGAGCAGCACGACATCGGGCTTGAACTGCGTGAACGCCGCCATGACGCGGTCGCCCGACCGGCACACCGCAGTCGTGAGCCCCTCGCCCTCGAGGACGATCGTGAGCATCTCGGCCAGCGAGGCGTCGTCGTCGACGACCAGCACGCGATCGCGCTTGGTGCGCCGGTAGCTCATGGGATCAGCTCGCTCATAGACCCTCCATCATACGGAGCCACGACAGCGACGAGCGCCCGGATTGGCATCCGGGCGCTCGTCGAGGTCGTTGCTGTGCTGCTCAGCCGCAGGTGCTCAGTAGCGGTAGAGGTCGGACTTGTAGGGTCCTTCGATCGGCACGCCGAGGTAGGCGGCCTGCTCCTTGGTCAGCTCGGTGAGCTCGACGCCGAGGGCGTCGAGGTGCAGGCGGGCGACCTCCTCGTCGAGGTGCTTGGGCAGCACGTGGACGCCGAGCTCGTACTCGTCGGCCTTCGTGTACAGCTCGATCTGCGCCAGCACCTGGTTGGTGAAGGAGTTCGACATGACGAACGACGGGTGGCCGGTCGCGTTGCCGAGGTTGAGCAGACGCCCCTCCGACAGGACGATGATCTTCTTGCCGTCCTCGAAGATCCACTGGTGGACCTGCGGCTTGATCTCGTCCTTGACGATGTTCGGGATCTTGGCCAGGCCGGCCATGTTGATCTCGTTGTCGAAGTGGCCGATGTTGCCGACGATCGCCTGGTGCTTCATCTTCTGGAAGTGCTCGACGGTGATGATGTCGAAGTTTCCGGTCGTGGTGATGAAGATGTCGGCGGTCTCGACGACCGAGTCGAGGCGCTTGACCTCGTAGCCGTCCATCGCGGCCTGCAGCGCGCAGATGGGGTCGATCTCGGTGACGATGACGCGGGCACCCTGGCCACGCAGCGACTCCGCCGAGCCCTTGCCGACGTCGCCGTAGCCACACACGACGGCGACCTTGCCGCCGATCATGACGTCGGTGGCGCGGTTGAGGCCGTCGATCAGCGAGTGGCGGCAGCCGTACTTGTTGTCGAACTTGCTCTTGGTGACCGAGTCGTTGACGTTGATCGCGGGGAACAGCAGCGTTCCCTCACGGAAGCGGTCGTACAGACGCAGGACGCCGGTGGTGGTCTCCTCGGAGACACCCTTGATGTCCTTCGAGATCTTGGTCCAGTGGTCGGGCTTCGCGGCGACCGAACGGGCCAGGACGCGCAGCACCTCCTTGAACTCCTCGTTGTCGGTGCTGTCCTGCGAGGGGACCTTGCCGGTCTTCTCGAACTCGACGCCGAGGTGCAGCAGCATCGTGATGTCGCCACCGTCGTCGAGCAGCACGTTGGGTCCGCCCTCGGCGAAGTCGAAGACCTTCTCGGCCTCGTCCCAGTACTCGGCCAGCGACTCGCCCTTCCAGGCGAAGACGGGGGTGCCCTGGGGGTCTTCGGCGGTTCCGTCACGGCCGACGACGACAGCCGCGGCGGCGTGGTCCTGCGTGGAGAAGATGTTGCAGGTTGCCCAGCGGACGTCGGCACCGAGGTCGACGAGCGTCTCGATCAGCACAGCGGTCTGAATCGTCATGTGCAGCGAGCCGGCGATACGGGCTCCGGCGAGCGGCTTGCTCTTGCCGTAGCGCTCACGCATCGCCACAAGGCCGGGCATCTCGTGCTCGGCGAGGTCAATCTCCTTGCGACCGTACTCCGCGAGGGAGAGGTCTGCGACGTTGTAATCCATGGTCCCAGCGTAACGCCGACCGGCGAAGTTGGCCGAATCGGCGAGCCGTCCCGGATGTGACACATCGCGCGTCATGCCGCCGGAACGTCAGGGGTGCTCAGTCGTTGACCACGTCGACCGCCGGAGCTGCGTCAGGACGAGCTCAC is a window encoding:
- the mtrA gene encoding MtrAB system response regulator MtrA, translating into MSYRRTKRDRVLVVDDDASLAEMLTIVLEGEGLTTAVCRSGDRVMAAFTQFKPDVVLLDLMLPGLDGMSVCRQIRAESAVPIIMLTAKSDTPDVVAGLEAGADDYITKPFKNTELVARVRARLRRSDQLASPLEFGDIVLDPAGHTVSRKGEPLELTPLEFDLLACLLSDPSQVFTRETLLQKVWGYHHPGDTKLVNVHMTRLRSKIEDDAENPQVIRTVRGVGYQAIQPGS
- the ahcY gene encoding adenosylhomocysteinase, whose translation is MDYNVADLSLAEYGRKEIDLAEHEMPGLVAMRERYGKSKPLAGARIAGSLHMTIQTAVLIETLVDLGADVRWATCNIFSTQDHAAAAVVVGRDGTAEDPQGTPVFAWKGESLAEYWDEAEKVFDFAEGGPNVLLDDGGDITMLLHLGVEFEKTGKVPSQDSTDNEEFKEVLRVLARSVAAKPDHWTKISKDIKGVSEETTTGVLRLYDRFREGTLLFPAINVNDSVTKSKFDNKYGCRHSLIDGLNRATDVMIGGKVAVVCGYGDVGKGSAESLRGQGARVIVTEIDPICALQAAMDGYEVKRLDSVVETADIFITTTGNFDIITVEHFQKMKHQAIVGNIGHFDNEINMAGLAKIPNIVKDEIKPQVHQWIFEDGKKIIVLSEGRLLNLGNATGHPSFVMSNSFTNQVLAQIELYTKADEYELGVHVLPKHLDEEVARLHLDALGVELTELTKEQAAYLGVPIEGPYKSDLYRY